A window of Aeromicrobium sp. Root236 contains these coding sequences:
- a CDS encoding DEAD/DEAH box helicase translates to MTTTETPPETPTFADLGLVDTLVDRLAALGYETPTPIQARAIPTLLEGKDVVGLAQTGTGKTAAFALPILQKIDPSNAKTQAIVLAPTRELALQVCEAITAYATNIPGIRVLPVYGGQGYGFQLSGLQKGAHIVVGTPGRVIDHLERGSLDLTSLEYLVLDEADEMLNMGFAEDVERILADTPEYKQVALFSATMPRQIRSLAKKYLHDPVDIATPKATTSTATVRQRWIQVSHHHKLDALTRLLEVETGDGMLVFVRTKSATEELADKLRGRGYSAAALNGDLVQAQRERTVAQLKSGAIDLIVATDVAARGLDVDRITHVVNYDIPHDTEAYVHRIGRTGRAGRTGEAILFVTPRERRMLSAIEKVSGRPVEEMSIPTAEEVNERRAGRFAQAITSSMGSPSFHAFRSLVEEYASENDVSMTDVAAALAVMSQSDKEFFLRPDPPKAPPRARDFEPREKPAGFGRSDRLPAEGAAVYRVAVGKRHKIGPSAIVGALANEGSLKRSDFGKITIGQDHSLVELPADLPPAVFEALANTRISGKLIDLQPDSGPPIRRTREDRKPYKKSHEKRPYPSKAAPAKPYKKASSQPSGKTDGAPTRKPRHK, encoded by the coding sequence ATGACCACGACCGAAACCCCGCCCGAGACGCCGACGTTCGCCGACCTCGGCCTCGTCGACACCCTCGTCGACCGGCTCGCCGCGCTCGGCTACGAGACGCCGACGCCGATCCAGGCCCGCGCGATCCCGACGCTGCTCGAGGGCAAGGACGTCGTCGGCCTGGCACAGACCGGCACCGGCAAGACTGCCGCGTTCGCGCTGCCCATCCTGCAGAAGATCGACCCCAGCAACGCCAAGACCCAGGCGATCGTCCTCGCGCCGACCCGTGAGCTGGCGCTCCAGGTCTGCGAGGCCATCACGGCGTACGCGACCAACATCCCCGGCATCCGCGTGCTGCCGGTCTACGGCGGCCAGGGCTACGGCTTCCAGCTGTCGGGCCTGCAGAAGGGTGCCCACATCGTCGTGGGCACGCCGGGACGCGTCATCGACCACCTCGAGCGCGGCAGCCTCGACCTCACGTCGCTGGAGTACCTCGTGCTCGACGAGGCCGACGAGATGCTCAACATGGGCTTTGCGGAGGACGTCGAGCGCATCCTCGCCGACACGCCCGAGTACAAGCAGGTCGCGCTGTTCTCGGCGACGATGCCGCGGCAGATCCGTTCGCTGGCCAAGAAGTACCTGCACGACCCGGTCGACATCGCGACGCCCAAGGCGACGACGTCGACCGCGACGGTCCGTCAGCGCTGGATCCAGGTCTCGCACCACCACAAGCTCGACGCCCTCACGCGCCTGCTCGAGGTGGAGACCGGCGACGGCATGCTGGTGTTCGTCCGCACCAAGTCCGCGACCGAGGAGCTCGCCGACAAGCTGCGCGGCCGGGGCTACTCCGCCGCTGCGCTCAACGGTGACCTCGTCCAGGCCCAGCGTGAGCGCACCGTCGCCCAGCTGAAGTCCGGCGCGATCGACCTGATCGTCGCGACCGACGTCGCCGCCCGTGGCCTCGACGTCGACCGCATCACGCACGTCGTCAACTACGACATCCCGCACGACACCGAGGCGTACGTCCACCGCATCGGCCGCACGGGCCGCGCCGGCCGCACCGGCGAGGCGATCCTGTTCGTCACGCCGCGCGAGCGCCGCATGCTGTCGGCGATCGAGAAGGTCTCCGGCCGCCCGGTCGAGGAGATGTCGATCCCGACGGCCGAAGAGGTCAACGAGCGCCGCGCCGGCCGGTTCGCCCAGGCGATCACGTCGAGCATGGGCTCGCCGTCGTTCCACGCGTTCCGCTCCCTGGTCGAGGAGTACGCCAGCGAGAACGACGTCTCGATGACCGACGTGGCCGCCGCGCTGGCGGTCATGAGCCAGTCGGACAAGGAGTTCTTCCTGCGTCCCGATCCGCCCAAGGCCCCGCCGCGGGCCCGTGACTTCGAACCGCGCGAGAAGCCGGCAGGCTTCGGCCGGTCCGACCGGCTGCCCGCCGAAGGCGCTGCCGTCTACCGCGTCGCGGTCGGCAAGCGACACAAGATCGGTCCGTCGGCGATCGTCGGCGCCCTGGCCAACGAGGGCAGCCTCAAGCGCTCCGACTTCGGCAAGATCACGATCGGCCAGGACCACTCGCTCGTCGAGCTCCCCGCCGACCTGCCGCCGGCTGTGTTCGAGGCGCTCGCCAACACCCGCATCTCGGGCAAGCTGATTGACCTGCAGCCCGATTCCGGCCCGCCGATCCGCCGCACGCGCGAGGACCGAAAGCCCTACAAGAAGTCCCACGAGAAGCGGCCCTATCCCTCCAAGGCGGCGCCGGCCAAGCCCTACAAAAAGGCTTCGAGCCAGCCCTCGGGCAAGACGGACGGTGCTCCGACGCGCAAGCCGAGGCACAAGTGA
- the manA gene encoding mannose-6-phosphate isomerase, class I translates to MHRLDNASRAYDWGSRTDIPQFIGGEPGEVPLAEIWMGTHPLGSSTVEGADRTMTLAEVAGELPFMFKILAADRPLSLQVHPNEAMARAGFDAEEAAGVPLDAPHRTYKDPHHKPEMAYALTTFDTLVGFRPTAEILRVLNGIDTPLAQSLAEDLHAAPGFRGIVRLIERLLTEEISAAEIEQIVVCCRELVDQGIDVKRAYMTAVEIADHYPDDVGVVISLTLNRLTLQPGEAAFLGTGIIHAHLRGMCLEVMAASDNVLRAGLTSKALDPEGLVKCLDRGMSRLARVTPEPFGFSTDVFSPDVREFALAVSQCSRAEPGGTLLPAAGQRIVVCTGGEVELVSASGERLKLSRGDSVYAGPDDGDIHVVGTGEVAQAYTPTPDTVAGELIDLVPPFTERELRRRQRGRGPSAG, encoded by the coding sequence ATGCATCGCCTCGACAACGCCTCGAGGGCGTACGACTGGGGTTCGCGCACCGACATCCCGCAGTTCATCGGCGGTGAGCCGGGCGAGGTGCCCCTCGCGGAGATCTGGATGGGCACGCACCCGCTGGGTTCGTCGACGGTCGAGGGAGCGGATCGCACGATGACCCTGGCCGAGGTTGCCGGCGAGCTGCCGTTCATGTTCAAGATCCTCGCCGCGGACCGGCCTCTGTCGCTCCAGGTGCATCCCAACGAGGCCATGGCCCGGGCCGGCTTCGACGCCGAGGAGGCGGCCGGCGTGCCGCTCGACGCGCCGCATCGGACCTACAAGGACCCGCACCACAAGCCCGAGATGGCCTACGCGCTCACGACGTTCGACACGCTGGTCGGCTTCCGGCCGACCGCGGAGATCCTGCGGGTGCTCAACGGCATCGACACCCCGCTGGCGCAGAGCCTCGCCGAGGACCTGCACGCCGCTCCCGGGTTCCGCGGCATCGTACGGCTGATCGAACGCCTGCTGACCGAGGAGATCTCGGCTGCGGAGATCGAGCAGATCGTGGTGTGCTGCCGCGAGCTCGTCGACCAGGGCATCGACGTCAAGCGTGCCTACATGACCGCGGTCGAGATCGCCGACCACTACCCGGACGACGTCGGCGTCGTCATCTCGCTGACGCTCAACCGCCTGACCCTGCAGCCGGGCGAGGCGGCATTCCTCGGCACGGGCATCATCCACGCGCATCTGCGCGGCATGTGCCTGGAGGTCATGGCGGCGTCCGACAACGTGCTGCGCGCCGGGCTCACCAGCAAGGCCCTCGACCCCGAGGGACTCGTCAAGTGCCTCGACCGCGGCATGTCACGGCTGGCTCGCGTGACCCCCGAACCCTTCGGCTTCTCCACCGACGTGTTCAGCCCGGACGTACGCGAGTTCGCCCTGGCCGTGAGCCAGTGCTCACGCGCCGAGCCCGGCGGCACGCTGTTGCCGGCTGCCGGTCAGCGCATCGTGGTGTGCACGGGTGGCGAGGTCGAGCTGGTCAGCGCCTCGGGTGAGCGGCTCAAGCTGAGCCGCGGCGACTCGGTCTACGCCGGTCCCGACGACGGCGACATCCACGTCGTCGGCACGGGCGAGGTCGCCCAGGCCTACACCCCGACGCCCGACACGGTCGCCGGCGAGCTGATCGACCTGGTCCCGCCGTTCACCGAGCGCGAGCTCAGACGACGTCAGCGCGGCCGCGGTCCTTCAGCAGGCTGA
- a CDS encoding mannose-1-phosphate guanylyltransferase, producing MSLAHFHAVIPAGGAGTRLWPLSRASRPKFLLDLDGSGRSLIQQTWDRLVDLIPPERIHVVTGVAHADAIRAQLPELTNLLVEPSPRDSMPAIGLAAAVIGATDRDAIIGSFAADHVIDDQVSFAEAIGQAVAVAASGLITTIGITPVGPSTAFGYIESGDHLSIDGAGSARAVVKFVEKPDAATAAAYVASGVHSWNGGMFVTRTDVLLEHLARLQPTLHDGLATIAGSWATDRRQDVLDEVWPTLTKIAIDHAIAEPVSLEGGMAVVPGAFDWNDVGDYAALQDVGGVSSSDTVWVDADGLAIADDGTTIAVVGLRDVVVVRTSDALLVTTRAHAQQVKDVVSLLKDRGRADVV from the coding sequence GTGAGCCTCGCCCATTTCCATGCCGTGATCCCCGCGGGCGGCGCAGGCACCCGCCTCTGGCCGCTGTCGCGCGCGTCCCGCCCCAAGTTCCTCCTCGACCTCGACGGCTCGGGTCGTTCGCTGATCCAGCAGACGTGGGACCGCCTGGTCGACCTGATCCCGCCCGAGCGCATCCACGTCGTCACCGGCGTCGCGCACGCCGATGCCATCCGTGCGCAGCTCCCCGAGCTGACGAACCTGCTGGTCGAGCCGTCGCCGCGCGACTCGATGCCCGCGATCGGCCTCGCCGCCGCCGTCATCGGCGCCACCGATCGCGACGCGATCATCGGCTCGTTCGCCGCCGACCACGTGATCGACGACCAGGTCTCGTTCGCCGAGGCGATCGGCCAGGCCGTCGCGGTCGCCGCCTCCGGCCTCATCACGACGATCGGCATCACGCCGGTCGGTCCGTCGACCGCGTTCGGCTACATCGAGTCCGGCGACCACCTGTCGATCGACGGTGCGGGCTCAGCGCGTGCCGTGGTCAAGTTCGTCGAGAAGCCCGATGCCGCCACCGCGGCGGCGTACGTCGCCAGCGGCGTGCACAGCTGGAACGGCGGAATGTTCGTGACCCGCACGGACGTCCTGCTGGAGCACCTCGCCCGCCTGCAGCCCACCCTCCACGACGGCCTGGCGACGATCGCCGGCTCGTGGGCCACCGACCGGCGTCAGGACGTGCTCGACGAGGTCTGGCCGACGCTGACCAAGATCGCCATCGACCATGCGATCGCCGAGCCGGTCTCGCTCGAGGGCGGCATGGCGGTCGTGCCCGGCGCGTTCGACTGGAACGACGTGGGCGACTACGCCGCGCTCCAGGACGTCGGCGGCGTCTCGTCGTCCGACACCGTGTGGGTCGACGCCGACGGCCTGGCGATCGCCGACGACGGCACCACGATCGCCGTGGTGGGCCTGCGCGACGTCGTCGTCGTACGGACGTCCGACGCGCTCCTCGTCACGACCCGGGCGCACGCCCAGCAGGTCAAGGACGTCGTCAGCCTGCTGAAGGACCGCGGCCGCGCTGACGTCGTCTGA
- a CDS encoding endonuclease/exonuclease/phosphatase family protein, translating to MLVVGGLATGLVLTYATPDSLDAPTELSATALSPTSVKLAWHGSDDVDSYVVKVGADRALTKARTTKVPAKGTSVTLADLGATTPGIDQFYRIDAIRDGKVRSSRTARFTLKPGALTGVRIRQTTADGVRVSWKKVENARQFDVTIARDKAFAKKVLSVRTLRGSHTFVSRGLAAATTYWLRVRPVNGDQVGANAKPVSFRTMPRQTSFKVGTWNVCSEKCSGYAGRARIGAAFFNANKIDIFGLQESGGQRVGRTTNAIWSGGTQKFVRAKGGAEARYIFYRPKLFTQLSGSYFAIGDGRHTTWAKFRVKATGRIFYFVDIHLDNGKGNDSHRSREMNVVLAHMAGINDKGLPVIYAGDFNSGKHRGADSPGVKMRAAGMTDSVDLVKNPVNAQFNTSYPDGGTPRSGAHVDHIFVSKEFTVLSWKQLVRLSGGSYARPAVSDHNALSAVVALDAEAKKLGEPTAVTTVAGLATPAP from the coding sequence GTGCTCGTCGTGGGTGGCCTGGCGACCGGACTGGTGCTCACCTACGCGACGCCGGACTCCCTCGACGCACCCACCGAGCTGTCCGCGACCGCGCTGTCGCCCACGAGCGTCAAGCTCGCGTGGCACGGCTCGGACGACGTCGACTCGTACGTCGTGAAGGTCGGTGCCGATCGCGCCCTGACGAAGGCGAGGACGACCAAGGTCCCCGCCAAGGGCACGAGCGTCACGCTGGCCGATCTCGGTGCCACGACGCCCGGCATCGACCAGTTCTACCGGATCGACGCGATCCGCGACGGCAAGGTCAGGTCGTCCCGCACGGCGCGGTTCACGCTGAAGCCCGGCGCCCTCACCGGCGTGCGGATCAGGCAGACGACCGCCGACGGGGTGCGGGTGAGCTGGAAGAAGGTCGAGAACGCTCGCCAGTTCGACGTCACGATCGCGCGCGACAAGGCGTTCGCCAAGAAGGTCCTCTCGGTGCGTACGCTCCGCGGCTCCCACACGTTCGTGAGTCGCGGCCTGGCCGCTGCGACGACGTACTGGCTGCGGGTCCGCCCGGTCAACGGTGACCAGGTGGGCGCGAACGCCAAACCGGTCTCGTTCCGCACGATGCCGCGGCAGACGTCGTTCAAGGTCGGCACCTGGAACGTCTGCTCCGAGAAGTGCTCCGGCTACGCGGGCCGGGCCCGCATCGGCGCGGCATTCTTCAACGCCAACAAGATCGACATCTTCGGCCTGCAGGAGTCCGGCGGGCAGCGGGTCGGACGCACGACCAACGCGATCTGGAGCGGCGGCACGCAGAAGTTCGTCCGCGCCAAGGGTGGCGCCGAGGCGCGCTACATCTTCTACCGGCCCAAGCTGTTCACCCAGCTCAGCGGCAGCTACTTCGCGATCGGCGACGGCCGCCACACGACGTGGGCCAAGTTCCGGGTCAAGGCCACCGGCCGGATCTTCTACTTCGTCGACATCCACCTCGACAACGGCAAGGGCAACGACTCGCACCGGTCACGCGAGATGAACGTCGTGCTGGCCCACATGGCCGGCATCAACGACAAGGGCCTGCCGGTGATCTATGCCGGTGACTTCAACTCCGGCAAGCACCGCGGAGCCGACTCCCCCGGCGTCAAGATGCGCGCGGCCGGCATGACCGACAGCGTCGACCTCGTCAAGAACCCGGTCAACGCCCAGTTCAACACGAGCTACCCCGACGGCGGCACGCCCCGGTCGGGAGCCCACGTCGACCACATCTTCGTGTCCAAGGAGTTCACGGTGCTGTCCTGGAAGCAGCTCGTACGCCTCTCCGGTGGCAGCTACGCCCGGCCGGCCGTCTCCGACCACAACGCCCTGAGCGCGGTCGTCGCGCTCGACGCCGAGGCCAAGAAGCTCGGCGAGCCCACGGCCGTCACGACCGTCGCCGGCCTCGCCACACCCGCGCCCTAG
- a CDS encoding endonuclease/exonuclease/phosphatase family protein — protein sequence MRTFAAAALTAVLLLAGLQPASAATTPGSVGLVSFTAASYSRSTGTAGLTIDWHDASHARSYQVFLSRHHSMDNARRYTTTGSFKTFTGLARGADYFVQVRAVNGSAVGSRSKRVGHTTIRRMDPAAGSTYRVMTYNVCSQKCSGWATRQPAALARITAYSPDVIAAQEAVYLETPQAMGYTEAIQKSSKRLLYKTSRFTLAEPTTPVPAKPAKDSAGCDTTWPQSTKGYVYLGYHGGGCRYAVWAVLVDRQTGAHTVFVDVHTVSGDNETRAVQRTAEITTLTQHLAEINPGNLPVVYAGDFNSHKNRSNDDLSSVFHRRGYYDAYDLALKLRRQHVNSYNDFSVVPRISYTWGDHVDHVWIRPDEGRILSWTNGAVIVNNRMVEPIPSDHSPVIVDVRLNR from the coding sequence ATGCGTACGTTCGCCGCGGCGGCCCTCACCGCCGTCCTCCTCCTCGCCGGCCTGCAGCCGGCGTCGGCGGCCACGACGCCCGGCAGCGTCGGCCTGGTGTCGTTCACGGCGGCGTCCTACTCGCGCAGCACCGGCACGGCCGGACTGACGATCGACTGGCACGACGCGAGCCACGCGCGGTCGTACCAGGTGTTCCTCTCGCGACATCACTCGATGGACAACGCCCGGCGCTACACGACGACCGGAAGCTTCAAGACGTTCACCGGCCTCGCCCGCGGCGCCGACTACTTCGTGCAGGTCCGGGCGGTCAACGGCAGTGCGGTGGGCAGCAGGTCCAAGCGCGTCGGCCACACCACGATCCGACGGATGGACCCCGCAGCGGGGTCCACGTACCGCGTCATGACCTACAACGTGTGCTCGCAGAAGTGCTCCGGCTGGGCCACGCGCCAGCCTGCGGCGCTCGCCCGCATCACGGCGTACTCGCCCGACGTCATCGCCGCCCAGGAGGCGGTCTACCTCGAGACGCCGCAAGCGATGGGCTACACGGAGGCGATCCAGAAGAGCTCCAAGCGGTTGCTCTACAAGACCTCGCGGTTCACCCTGGCCGAGCCGACCACGCCCGTGCCCGCCAAGCCGGCGAAGGACTCCGCCGGCTGCGACACGACCTGGCCGCAGAGCACCAAGGGCTACGTCTACCTCGGCTATCACGGCGGCGGCTGCCGGTACGCCGTGTGGGCCGTGCTGGTCGACCGGCAGACCGGGGCGCACACCGTGTTCGTCGACGTGCACACGGTCTCCGGCGACAACGAGACGCGGGCCGTGCAGCGTACGGCCGAGATCACGACGCTCACCCAGCACCTCGCCGAGATCAACCCCGGCAACCTGCCCGTGGTCTACGCCGGTGACTTCAACTCGCACAAGAACCGCTCGAACGACGACCTGAGCAGCGTGTTCCACCGGCGCGGCTACTACGACGCGTACGACCTGGCGCTGAAGCTGCGCCGCCAGCACGTCAACAGCTACAACGACTTCTCGGTCGTGCCGAGGATCAGCTACACGTGGGGTGACCACGTCGACCACGTCTGGATCCGGCCGGACGAGGGCCGGATCCTGTCGTGGACCAACGGCGCGGTGATCGTGAACAACCGCATGGTCGAGCCCATCCCGTCGGACCACAGCCCGGTCATCGTCGACGTACGTCTCAACCGCTGA
- a CDS encoding fibronectin type III domain-containing protein, whose product MTAPFRRAIVFAITSIVLSGGFVAAHAATIPDAPTGLSARTGESSAVLTWKPAAHATSYRVCVMVHNTSTTCVRSSGPLTTTSFTLTGLEPTPGTDYFFKVYADNGDLSAVSALKGFDLKESAAPAVVTGVTQRLGYSTLVVNWDAAESARTYSVCLMSTASETCLRSSTRSATRSATFTGLHPTSYDDYYYRVYAYNAAGVSSRSTKHTVNLPVAGVANLIGKKGTVARSFTVSWTGGLNAESFELKVSTSSSMTTGLKTYRSTGMPATATGLPIGTSYAYQVRGINGVSRGPWSAVKLFRLPADPATINVMTYNLCGQDKCVTSANHMKKWSTRKDYAGAIARGAKSGIIATQESHDEDTRFITELPGFGVAAYLHAKTLFYDKDLYDVLRSGGITLSVAEKKYAVWAELRDRKSRATFIVVDAHLQPGKGKSRDDLRNTQTKILLSRVADANPKDLPVVYAGDYNSNKSNADQDRYPGGYDAVLKVFTAAGIPDALNKAAYVVAPTWNSANQAINPPLKHSDHVDHIYVDPEITVNSWRVVLRLNRDNYALPFATDHNPVRAILTVPGR is encoded by the coding sequence ATGACTGCACCATTCCGGCGAGCAATCGTCTTCGCCATCACGTCCATCGTGCTCAGCGGCGGCTTCGTCGCGGCCCACGCCGCCACGATTCCCGACGCGCCGACCGGGCTCTCCGCCCGCACCGGCGAGTCCTCCGCGGTCCTGACGTGGAAGCCAGCGGCCCATGCCACGAGCTATCGCGTCTGCGTCATGGTGCACAACACCAGCACGACCTGCGTACGCTCCTCGGGCCCACTCACCACGACGTCATTCACCCTTACCGGCCTCGAGCCGACTCCGGGCACGGACTACTTCTTCAAGGTGTACGCCGACAACGGCGACCTCAGCGCAGTCTCCGCGCTCAAGGGCTTCGACCTCAAGGAGTCGGCCGCCCCGGCCGTCGTCACCGGTGTCACGCAGCGCCTGGGCTACTCGACCCTCGTCGTCAACTGGGACGCCGCCGAGTCCGCACGCACCTACTCGGTCTGCCTCATGAGCACGGCGTCGGAGACCTGCCTGCGCTCGTCGACCCGGTCGGCGACGCGTTCCGCGACGTTCACCGGCCTGCACCCGACGTCGTACGACGACTACTACTACCGCGTCTACGCCTACAACGCCGCCGGTGTGTCGTCCCGCTCCACCAAGCACACCGTCAACCTGCCGGTTGCCGGGGTCGCGAACCTGATCGGCAAGAAGGGCACCGTCGCGCGGTCGTTCACGGTGAGCTGGACCGGCGGGCTGAACGCCGAGTCGTTCGAGCTCAAGGTCTCGACGAGCTCGAGCATGACGACCGGGCTCAAGACGTACCGCTCCACGGGCATGCCCGCCACCGCCACGGGCCTCCCGATCGGCACGAGCTACGCCTACCAGGTGCGTGGGATCAACGGCGTCAGCCGTGGCCCGTGGTCGGCGGTCAAGCTGTTCCGGCTGCCGGCGGACCCCGCCACGATCAACGTCATGACCTACAACCTGTGCGGCCAGGACAAGTGCGTCACCTCCGCCAACCACATGAAGAAGTGGTCGACGCGCAAGGACTACGCCGGCGCGATCGCCCGCGGCGCCAAGTCGGGCATCATCGCGACGCAGGAGTCGCACGACGAGGACACCCGCTTCATCACCGAGCTCCCGGGGTTCGGCGTCGCGGCCTACCTCCACGCCAAGACCCTGTTCTACGACAAGGACCTCTACGACGTCCTCCGATCGGGTGGCATCACCTTGAGCGTCGCCGAGAAGAAGTACGCCGTGTGGGCCGAGCTCCGCGACCGGAAGTCGCGAGCGACGTTCATCGTGGTCGACGCCCACCTGCAGCCCGGCAAGGGCAAGTCGCGCGACGACCTGCGCAACACGCAGACCAAGATCCTGCTGAGCCGCGTCGCCGACGCCAACCCCAAGGATCTCCCGGTCGTCTACGCCGGTGACTACAACTCCAACAAGAGCAACGCCGACCAGGACCGCTACCCGGGCGGCTACGACGCCGTCCTCAAGGTGTTCACGGCAGCCGGCATCCCCGACGCCCTGAACAAGGCGGCATATGTCGTGGCGCCGACGTGGAACAGCGCCAACCAGGCGATCAACCCGCCGCTCAAGCACAGCGACCACGTCGACCACATCTACGTCGATCCGGAGATCACGGTCAACTCGTGGCGCGTCGTCCTGCGGCTCAACCGCGACAACTACGCGCTCCCGTTCGCGACGGACCACAACCCCGTACGGGCGATCCTCACCGTGCCGGGACGCTGA
- a CDS encoding asparaginase: MEVLAEVVRSGLVESRHRGVAVGVDPAGEVVWSIGDPGTVVFPRSSNKPIQALGMLRAGLPLDGRLLALASASHSGEPFHLDGVREILALAGLDESALQTPPSYPLDPHVHADYLRNGGKRDPICMDCSGKHAAMLLTCVTNEWTIDDYLEPGHPLQVQITQTFTELTDGPPAVVGVDGCGAPLLATPLQQLARAVGRIVQSPTGSLGARLVGAMTAHPEYVSGTTRAERDLMLAFPGLVAKSGAESVYVVGLPDGSAYAVKIEDGGERPLYAVMNRALELAGLDAPVLRERPTILGGGRPVGEVRTTF, translated from the coding sequence GTGGAAGTCCTTGCCGAGGTCGTGCGTTCAGGGCTCGTGGAGAGCCGTCACCGGGGTGTCGCGGTCGGCGTCGACCCGGCCGGCGAGGTGGTCTGGTCGATCGGCGATCCGGGCACCGTGGTGTTCCCGCGGTCCTCCAACAAGCCGATCCAGGCGCTCGGCATGCTGCGTGCGGGGCTGCCGCTCGACGGCCGGCTGCTGGCTCTCGCCTCGGCGAGCCACTCCGGCGAGCCGTTCCACCTCGACGGCGTACGCGAGATCCTGGCGCTGGCCGGGCTCGACGAGTCGGCGCTGCAGACCCCGCCGTCGTACCCGTTGGACCCGCACGTGCACGCTGACTACCTCCGCAACGGCGGCAAGCGGGACCCGATCTGCATGGACTGCTCGGGCAAGCACGCCGCGATGCTGCTGACCTGCGTGACCAACGAGTGGACGATCGACGACTACCTCGAGCCCGGCCACCCGTTGCAGGTGCAGATCACCCAGACGTTCACCGAGCTGACGGACGGCCCGCCGGCGGTCGTCGGCGTCGACGGCTGCGGGGCGCCGTTGCTCGCCACGCCGCTCCAGCAGCTCGCGCGGGCGGTCGGCCGCATCGTGCAGAGCCCGACGGGCAGTCTCGGAGCGCGACTCGTCGGGGCCATGACGGCCCACCCGGAGTACGTCAGCGGGACGACGCGGGCCGAGCGCGACCTGATGCTGGCGTTCCCCGGGCTGGTCGCCAAGTCCGGCGCCGAGAGCGTCTACGTCGTGGGCCTGCCGGACGGCTCGGCGTACGCGGTCAAGATCGAGGACGGAGGAGAGCGGCCGCTCTACGCCGTGATGAACCGGGCGCTCGAGCTGGCCGGGCTCGACGCGCCGGTGCTCCGCGAACGCCCTACGATCCTGGGTGGTGGCAGGCCCGTCGGCGAGGTCAGAACCACGTTCTGA
- a CDS encoding helix-turn-helix domain-containing protein, translated as MAKLSMQRTVEGLGDYLREQRGQAQMSLRQLAELTDVSNPYLSQIERGLRRPSAEVLQQIAKALRISAESLYVRAGILDADESGARMVEDAIALDPRLTERQKTALLDIYRSFVGTDEASDTELAATVTEANQEEPV; from the coding sequence ATGGCCAAGTTGAGCATGCAGCGCACCGTCGAAGGACTCGGCGACTACCTGCGTGAGCAGCGGGGTCAGGCACAGATGTCTCTCCGGCAGCTGGCCGAGCTCACGGATGTCTCCAATCCGTACCTCAGCCAGATCGAGAGGGGTCTGCGCCGACCTTCGGCAGAAGTCCTGCAGCAGATCGCCAAGGCGCTCAGGATCTCCGCCGAGTCGCTCTACGTTCGAGCCGGCATCCTCGATGCCGACGAGAGCGGAGCGCGGATGGTCGAGGACGCCATCGCCCTCGATCCCCGCCTCACGGAGCGTCAGAAGACCGCGCTGCTCGATATCTATCGCTCCTTCGTCGGCACTGACGAAGCGTCGGACACCGAGCTGGCCGCAACAGTGACCGAAGCCAACCAGGAGGAACCCGTATGA
- a CDS encoding DUF2516 family protein, which yields MFEIQNGLTFVISIALFAAKGFALVDCVARPAAKFTYIETLPKQTWLIILVLAVLAHLVMWNPLSLLNLVGTVAALVYLAQVRGSDAR from the coding sequence ATGTTCGAGATCCAGAACGGCCTGACGTTCGTCATCTCCATCGCGCTGTTCGCCGCGAAGGGGTTCGCCCTCGTCGACTGTGTGGCTCGGCCCGCTGCGAAGTTCACCTACATCGAGACGCTGCCCAAGCAGACCTGGCTCATCATCCTGGTGCTGGCCGTCCTCGCCCACCTGGTGATGTGGAACCCGCTGTCGCTGCTCAACCTCGTGGGAACCGTCGCAGCGCTCGTCTACCTGGCGCAGGTGCGCGGCTCCGACGCCCGCTAG
- a CDS encoding GbsR/MarR family transcriptional regulator, translating into MTTRATSEFVEGFALELNQSGMQRMAARVFAALLVAPENGYTAKEIGDVLGVSAAAVSGATAYLTRMGLAVRQRVAGERVDRYNVLGTTWAEVMTAETRTITTLAALLEDGMTRVDAGSAAHERLAATHDFFTYMAVEMPKLVDRWHESRKP; encoded by the coding sequence ATGACGACCCGGGCGACGAGTGAGTTCGTCGAAGGCTTCGCGCTCGAGCTCAACCAGTCCGGCATGCAGCGCATGGCGGCTCGGGTGTTCGCGGCTCTGCTCGTGGCGCCCGAGAACGGCTACACGGCCAAGGAGATCGGCGACGTCCTCGGCGTCAGCGCCGCCGCCGTCAGCGGGGCCACCGCCTATCTCACCCGCATGGGTCTCGCCGTGCGCCAGAGGGTGGCCGGCGAGCGGGTCGACCGCTACAACGTCCTCGGCACGACGTGGGCCGAGGTGATGACCGCGGAGACTCGGACCATCACGACCCTCGCCGCCCTGCTCGAGGACGGCATGACGCGGGTCGATGCGGGCAGCGCTGCCCACGAACGGCTCGCCGCGACCCACGACTTCTTCACCTACATGGCTGTCGAGATGCCCAAGCTCGTCGACCGGTGGCACGAGTCGAGGAAGCCATGA